The proteins below come from a single Anderseniella sp. Alg231-50 genomic window:
- a CDS encoding NAD(P)-dependent oxidoreductase, with protein MTKLALVISRWDPQPWIDRFAALAPELDVCKWPDDDTAPEDIEYALAWQPPEGVLAGFSNLKTIFSLGAGVDHILREPKLPDVPLVRVVDPDLTMRMSEYVCLHVLMHHRQQRLLDADQAKLDWTERPQWSAASMCVGIMGLGELGRDAAEKLVHLGFQVNGWSNSAKQIDGVTAYAGQDELDAFLGVSDILVCLLPHTPDTQGILNRDLFRKLKSDGPLGAPVLINAGRGKLQVEDDILASLDAGELGAATLDVFEIEPLPTDSRLWSHPKVTLTPHNAADSDPEALCKYILGQIKRREAGEDLQNVVSRQAGY; from the coding sequence ATGACGAAACTCGCCCTGGTCATATCACGATGGGATCCGCAACCCTGGATCGACCGGTTTGCAGCACTGGCTCCGGAACTCGACGTCTGCAAATGGCCTGACGACGACACTGCGCCTGAAGACATTGAATATGCACTGGCGTGGCAACCGCCGGAGGGTGTTCTTGCCGGGTTTTCAAACCTGAAGACCATCTTTTCACTTGGTGCCGGTGTCGACCATATTCTGCGTGAACCGAAATTACCCGATGTGCCGCTGGTGCGGGTGGTCGATCCGGACCTGACCATGCGGATGAGCGAATATGTCTGCCTGCATGTGCTGATGCATCACCGCCAGCAAAGGCTCCTGGACGCAGACCAGGCGAAACTGGACTGGACGGAAAGACCGCAATGGTCAGCGGCTTCCATGTGTGTCGGCATAATGGGCCTCGGCGAGTTGGGCCGCGATGCGGCTGAGAAGCTGGTTCACCTCGGATTCCAGGTAAACGGCTGGAGCAATTCTGCAAAGCAGATCGACGGTGTCACTGCATATGCCGGCCAGGACGAACTGGATGCGTTTCTGGGCGTGAGCGATATCCTGGTGTGCCTGTTGCCGCATACGCCGGATACCCAAGGCATCCTCAATCGCGACCTGTTCCGGAAACTTAAATCTGACGGACCACTGGGCGCACCGGTGCTGATCAATGCCGGACGCGGCAAGCTCCAGGTCGAGGACGACATACTGGCAAGCCTTGATGCCGGCGAACTGGGCGCTGCGACACTGGATGTGTTTGAAATCGAACCGCTGCCCACCGACAGCCGGTTATGGAGCCACCCCAAGGTAACACTCACCCCTCACAATGCCGCCGACAGCGATCCTGAAGCCTTGTGCAAATACATTCTGGGCCAGATCAAACGGCGTGAAGCAGGCGAGGATCTGCAGAACGTGGTGAGCCGCCAGGCCGGCTACTGA